Proteins found in one Verrucomicrobiota bacterium genomic segment:
- a CDS encoding NPCBM/NEW2 domain-containing protein, whose translation MNTTQRNFIQMAALAGAKLKRLFLAMAGLAMGGWSAVAAQTNWLTELDLSHLHVEGWRKPAADRSFSGKPLMIGGQKFERGIGTRATTTLWVELDGQAEEFAASVGVDDAAGNPAAAVTFAIYGDGRKLWESGVMKHGTPAKAVNLDLKGVRSLLLMTDHADESHPFNHADWADARFLINGDKPHTVAAPHEEAVMLTPKPPREPRINGPKVYGCRPGNPFIYRIPTTGDRPMQFSAESLPAGLQLDAVSGIITGSAPQRGSYTLTVRARNGAGETSRPFKIISGDTLALTPPMGWNHWYAHYNRVTDAMMREAADVMVKTGMADVGYSYVNIDDCWMNASPDAKRKPDPLRLGPLRDMQGNLVPNKHFPDLRAMTDYIHAKGLKAGIYSSPGPLTCAGYAGSYEHEALDARQFASWGFDFLKYDWCSYKTIAKEDKSLAALKKPFQLMGDCLRQQQRDIVFNLCQYGMGNVWEWGAEVGGHSWRTADDLGAELNRIFAVALKNAAYRQWSKPGAWNDPDYIQIGRIGDARTGGELKPCPLTPTEQYSFMSLWCLMASPLFYSGDMSRIDAFTLNVLCNPEVIEVNQDPLGESARVVPLTPETFLMIKNLEDGSQAVGLCNRGEIAADLTVQWKDLGLNGRQNLRDLWRQRDLGVHDSQFKATVPRHGVLLLRLRAAIP comes from the coding sequence ATGAACACCACCCAGCGTAATTTCATACAAATGGCGGCACTGGCAGGCGCTAAACTCAAACGGCTATTCCTGGCAATGGCTGGGTTGGCGATGGGTGGGTGGAGTGCCGTTGCCGCGCAGACCAACTGGCTGACCGAGCTTGATCTCAGCCACCTGCACGTCGAGGGATGGAGAAAACCGGCGGCGGATCGCTCCTTCAGCGGGAAGCCGCTGATGATCGGCGGCCAGAAGTTTGAACGCGGGATCGGCACCCGCGCCACCACCACGCTCTGGGTGGAGTTGGACGGACAGGCGGAGGAATTCGCCGCCTCCGTTGGTGTGGATGACGCAGCGGGAAATCCGGCAGCAGCGGTTACCTTCGCCATTTACGGCGATGGCAGGAAGCTCTGGGAGTCAGGTGTGATGAAACACGGTACGCCAGCCAAGGCCGTGAACCTCGACCTGAAAGGTGTCCGCTCACTGTTGCTGATGACGGACCATGCTGACGAAAGCCACCCGTTTAATCATGCCGACTGGGCCGACGCCCGCTTCCTCATCAACGGTGACAAACCGCATACGGTCGCCGCACCACACGAGGAGGCGGTCATGCTCACTCCAAAACCACCCCGCGAACCTCGCATCAATGGTCCAAAGGTGTACGGTTGCCGCCCGGGAAATCCCTTCATTTACCGGATCCCAACGACCGGTGATCGGCCCATGCAGTTCTCAGCCGAAAGCCTGCCTGCCGGTCTCCAACTGGATGCTGTCAGCGGGATTATCACCGGCTCCGCTCCCCAACGCGGTTCGTACACGCTAACCGTGCGCGCCCGGAACGGGGCTGGAGAGACCTCGCGCCCGTTCAAGATCATCAGCGGCGATACGCTGGCATTGACGCCGCCCATGGGCTGGAATCACTGGTATGCGCACTATAATCGGGTTACTGACGCCATGATGCGCGAGGCCGCCGATGTCATGGTCAAGACCGGCATGGCCGATGTGGGATACAGTTACGTCAATATTGACGATTGCTGGATGAATGCGTCGCCCGACGCCAAGCGAAAGCCCGACCCGCTCCGGCTCGGGCCGCTGCGCGACATGCAGGGAAATCTGGTTCCCAATAAACATTTCCCCGACCTGCGGGCGATGACCGATTACATCCATGCCAAAGGGCTCAAGGCTGGCATCTATAGTTCGCCCGGCCCGCTCACCTGCGCGGGTTACGCGGGCAGCTACGAGCACGAAGCGCTGGACGCCCGACAGTTCGCCTCGTGGGGTTTTGATTTCCTGAAATACGATTGGTGCTCCTATAAAACCATCGCCAAAGAGGATAAGAGCCTGGCGGCGCTGAAGAAACCTTTTCAGTTGATGGGCGACTGCCTGCGGCAGCAGCAACGCGACATCGTCTTTAACCTGTGCCAGTACGGCATGGGCAACGTTTGGGAATGGGGAGCGGAGGTCGGCGGTCATTCGTGGCGGACCGCGGATGACTTGGGCGCCGAATTGAACCGCATCTTTGCGGTGGCGTTGAAAAATGCGGCGTATCGCCAATGGTCCAAGCCGGGCGCATGGAATGATCCGGACTACATTCAAATTGGCCGCATCGGCGATGCCCGCACGGGTGGCGAACTAAAGCCCTGCCCATTGACGCCGACCGAGCAGTATTCCTTTATGTCATTGTGGTGCCTGATGGCCTCGCCGCTTTTCTATAGTGGCGACATGAGCAGGATCGACGCGTTCACGCTGAATGTGCTCTGCAACCCGGAAGTCATTGAGGTCAACCAGGACCCGCTCGGCGAATCCGCCCGGGTTGTCCCCTTGACGCCAGAGACATTCCTGATGATCAAAAATCTGGAAGACGGCAGCCAGGCCGTGGGCTTATGCAATCGCGGCGAGATCGCTGCCGACCTGACGGTTCAGTGGAAGGACCTCGGTCTGAATGGCCGGCAGAACCTTCGGGACCTGTGGCGTCAGCGTGATCTCGGCGTGCACGACAGCCAGTTCAAGGCCACCGTACCCCGTCACGGGGTGCTGCTGCTGCGCCTGCGCGCCGCCATCCCCTAA
- a CDS encoding efflux RND transporter periplasmic adaptor subunit, producing the protein MDKPIDPGIKRKKRLIRYAIAGTALLAVLFYCLHQNVGSQVQVDQTKITRAKVKKDIFQDEIAVLGAVEPIQTVFLDATEGGRVEEIFIREGAAVKKGDPILRITNDKLLLEISSYETEVARAVNDLKSLRVTMENQLYNNQSQLVQYYYDLCKLGRDVTNNEQLVQTQIISQDDRQTTRENYDRKQKLYELLAIKSVLDSNSMTARITASEESVESMQRNLAINRSRLDKLTIKAPVDGELATLNPELGQVIAYGAPIGTINILDAYKLRADVDEHFISRVKLKLQASCEFSGQEYPAAVSKIYPEVKSGKFSVNLVFSGKVPPEIRIGQTSRIRLELGQSQTAILIPRGGFYSSTGGQWIYVVNPQTQIAIKRNIRIGRQNPAFYEVLEGLEPGEEAITSGYETLGNMEKILLK; encoded by the coding sequence ATGGACAAACCCATTGATCCGGGTATCAAACGGAAAAAGCGGCTGATCCGCTATGCGATCGCAGGAACAGCCCTGCTTGCAGTCCTTTTTTACTGTTTGCACCAAAACGTTGGTTCCCAGGTCCAGGTTGACCAGACCAAAATCACTCGCGCGAAAGTCAAAAAGGACATCTTCCAGGATGAGATCGCCGTTCTGGGTGCCGTGGAACCCATTCAGACTGTCTTCCTGGATGCGACCGAGGGTGGTCGGGTGGAGGAAATCTTTATCCGTGAAGGCGCTGCGGTGAAGAAAGGCGACCCGATCCTGCGGATCACCAACGACAAATTGCTGCTGGAAATCTCCAGTTACGAAACTGAAGTTGCCCGGGCCGTCAACGATCTGAAGTCGCTGCGCGTGACGATGGAGAATCAACTCTACAACAACCAATCCCAACTCGTGCAGTATTATTATGACCTCTGCAAGCTCGGACGGGATGTAACCAATAATGAACAGTTGGTCCAGACTCAAATCATTTCCCAGGATGATCGGCAAACCACCAGGGAAAACTACGACCGGAAACAGAAACTCTATGAGTTATTGGCGATAAAAAGCGTGCTGGATTCCAACTCCATGACCGCGCGCATTACGGCCTCGGAGGAATCGGTGGAAAGCATGCAGCGAAACCTGGCCATCAACCGCTCGCGCCTGGACAAATTAACCATCAAAGCCCCCGTGGACGGTGAACTGGCCACCCTGAATCCCGAGTTGGGTCAGGTCATTGCCTATGGCGCCCCGATCGGCACCATTAACATTCTGGATGCCTATAAGCTCCGGGCCGATGTGGATGAGCATTTCATCTCCCGGGTGAAACTGAAGCTGCAGGCGTCGTGCGAATTTTCAGGGCAGGAGTATCCCGCCGCCGTTTCCAAAATATATCCGGAAGTTAAAAGCGGGAAATTCTCCGTGAACCTCGTCTTTAGCGGTAAGGTTCCTCCCGAAATTCGTATCGGTCAAACTTCTCGCATTCGACTCGAACTCGGGCAATCCCAAACCGCCATCCTGATTCCGCGCGGCGGATTCTATTCCTCCACCGGTGGCCAATGGATTTATGTCGTCAATCCGCAGACCCAGATTGCCATTAAGCGTAATATCAGGATCGGCCGCCAGAATCCCGCTTTCTACGAAGTTCTGGAAGGCTTGGAGCCCGGCGAGGAAGCCATTACCTCAGGCTACGAAACCCTCGGCAATATGGAGAAAATCCTTTTGAAATAA
- a CDS encoding ABC transporter permease produces the protein MKLDIMLHHYLTVTSRNLRKHKSFSLINILGLALAMTACVFIFIYVHYETHYDTFWGQSAQIYRVVHDRYQNGALSFKSARAFYNMGRTLKDKLPEVAGGTEIFRDIISVSTPENRIQDISMFGAEDSFFEVFQFPFVVKKAANPLTDLHSAILSESAAIKLFGTAQAIGKWFKVNESWEFEVTGVFKDLPPNTHLAFDLLLSRKTYFYYFSKRGGPRGRADAQDEEKFRVMKPVTDWDFGSQGHFAYLLLRPNSDARHVEEKINQLKTDYLKKVTQDGTRIDFFLQPVRDIHLHSNRTGEVVANGDYRSVLATGILGLVILVIAWINFINLTLARSLERAREMAIRKVAGASRRELIVQHLVEYGVINVLSASLAVLLVAALSRAVFGLLERKVALSTLVLDPGFLVVAAGVFFAGIILSGFYPAFIQSSYDTMLLFKPKHKFSVHKLDPRKLLVVCQFAVSIILIIGVITIYRQINFMRNQALGINIERTLVTYSSMNDIGTAKRITSLQTYKNKVRALPEVEAITTASALPGKEIIWQRQDIRKANDLPDTKNNYTYAYVDHDFIPTFKLTLRAGRNFSDNTAAEAATIIVNEAAVKQLGFAEARTAVDSFIWIGTKQFQIVGVVNDYHQESLRKEIRPVVYYCGYKWLYDVGYYAIKFKSQDIHATVEAIRGIWKEIYPLDTFEYRFLDEAFDQQYRSDRQFGTLFTLFTLLAVFIACLGLYGLAAHSIQKRTKEIGIRKVNGATAGEIILMLTGEFAKWVAVAFVIACPIAYLVMNNWLQNFAYRTNLSWLTFATAGLAALLIAMATVFYQAYAAATRNPVEALRYE, from the coding sequence TTGAAGCTCGACATTATGCTTCACCATTACCTCACCGTGACGAGCCGCAACCTGCGGAAGCACAAGTCTTTTTCCCTCATCAATATCCTGGGCCTAGCGCTGGCCATGACGGCCTGCGTGTTCATCTTTATCTATGTCCATTACGAAACGCACTACGATACCTTCTGGGGGCAATCCGCCCAAATCTACCGTGTCGTCCATGACCGGTATCAGAATGGCGCCCTGAGCTTCAAAAGCGCCCGGGCCTTCTACAACATGGGGCGCACACTGAAGGATAAGCTGCCAGAGGTGGCGGGGGGGACGGAGATTTTCCGGGATATTATCTCCGTTTCAACCCCGGAAAACCGCATCCAGGACATCTCCATGTTCGGGGCCGAGGACTCGTTCTTCGAGGTCTTCCAATTCCCGTTTGTGGTCAAAAAGGCGGCGAATCCGCTGACCGATTTGCACTCCGCCATCCTTTCGGAATCCGCTGCCATCAAGCTCTTCGGAACTGCCCAGGCCATCGGAAAATGGTTCAAGGTCAACGAGAGCTGGGAGTTCGAAGTCACCGGCGTCTTCAAGGATCTCCCGCCAAATACCCACTTGGCGTTCGACCTGCTGCTTTCCCGCAAAACCTACTTCTATTATTTTTCCAAACGCGGTGGCCCGCGCGGTCGTGCCGACGCCCAGGATGAGGAGAAGTTCCGCGTTATGAAACCCGTGACCGATTGGGACTTCGGCAGCCAGGGACATTTTGCCTATCTGCTGCTTCGTCCGAATTCCGATGCCCGCCACGTCGAGGAAAAGATCAACCAACTCAAAACCGATTACCTGAAAAAGGTCACGCAGGATGGCACCCGCATTGACTTCTTCCTGCAGCCAGTGCGCGACATTCATTTGCACTCCAACCGCACGGGGGAAGTCGTGGCCAACGGCGATTACCGGTCCGTGTTGGCCACCGGCATCCTCGGCCTGGTCATCCTGGTGATCGCCTGGATCAACTTCATCAATCTGACCCTGGCCCGGTCACTGGAGCGCGCCCGGGAAATGGCCATCCGCAAGGTCGCCGGCGCGTCCCGGCGGGAGTTGATCGTGCAGCATTTGGTCGAGTACGGGGTAATAAATGTGCTGAGCGCCAGCCTGGCCGTGCTCCTGGTAGCCGCCCTCTCTCGGGCGGTCTTTGGCCTATTGGAACGCAAAGTGGCGTTGAGCACCCTGGTCCTCGATCCCGGCTTCCTGGTGGTCGCCGCCGGTGTCTTTTTCGCTGGGATTATCCTCTCAGGCTTTTACCCCGCCTTTATTCAGTCGTCCTATGACACCATGCTGCTCTTTAAACCAAAACATAAATTCTCAGTCCATAAGCTGGACCCTCGCAAGCTCCTGGTGGTTTGTCAGTTTGCGGTTTCCATCATCCTGATCATCGGCGTCATCACCATCTACCGGCAAATCAACTTCATGCGCAATCAGGCGCTGGGTATTAATATTGAACGCACCCTGGTCACGTATTCCTCCATGAACGACATCGGCACTGCGAAACGGATCACCTCGCTGCAAACTTACAAAAACAAAGTCCGCGCCCTGCCTGAAGTCGAAGCCATAACCACGGCTTCCGCCCTGCCGGGCAAGGAAATCATTTGGCAGCGTCAGGATATCCGGAAAGCCAACGACCTGCCGGATACCAAGAACAATTACACCTATGCTTACGTGGACCATGATTTCATCCCGACCTTCAAGCTCACGCTCCGGGCGGGACGGAACTTTTCGGACAACACCGCAGCGGAAGCCGCTACGATCATCGTGAATGAGGCGGCGGTCAAGCAACTGGGGTTTGCGGAGGCTCGAACAGCAGTGGACTCCTTCATCTGGATTGGCACCAAGCAGTTTCAAATTGTCGGGGTGGTGAATGATTACCATCAGGAGTCGCTGCGAAAAGAAATCCGGCCCGTAGTCTATTACTGCGGTTACAAGTGGCTGTATGACGTTGGTTATTATGCCATCAAGTTCAAATCCCAGGACATCCACGCCACGGTCGAGGCCATCCGTGGCATCTGGAAAGAAATCTACCCGTTGGACACCTTTGAATACCGTTTCCTCGACGAGGCCTTTGACCAGCAATACCGGAGCGACCGGCAGTTTGGCACCCTCTTCACCCTGTTCACCCTGCTGGCCGTGTTCATCGCCTGCCTCGGATTGTATGGCCTGGCTGCCCATTCGATCCAGAAGCGAACCAAGGAAATCGGCATTCGCAAAGTCAACGGAGCGACGGCCGGAGAGATCATCCTGATGCTGACTGGCGAATTCGCCAAATGGGTCGCGGTTGCCTTTGTGATCGCCTGTCCCATCGCATATCTGGTCATGAATAATTGGCTTCAAAATTTCGCCTATCGTACTAATCTGTCTTGGCTGACGTTTGCAACCGCTGGGCTGGCTGCGCTGCTGATCGCCATGGCAACCGTTTTCTACCAGGCCTATGCCGCCGCCACCCGAAATCCAGTGGAAGCTCTGCGTTATGAGTAA
- a CDS encoding ABC transporter ATP-binding protein: protein MLKTENLTKVFLTDEVETTALNRVNFAVKPGEFVAIMGPSGCGKSTLLNIIGLLDNPTDGNYLFDGTDVARLKESERTYLRKGKIGFVFQSFNLIDELTVSENIELPLLYLKAAATERKQKVDAVMERLGITARRSHFPQQLSGGQQQRVAIARAVVAGPKLILADEPTGNLDSAHGHEVMHLLAKLNAEGTTIVMVTHSPTDSKRAHRIVQLFDGQIATGSVEKPF from the coding sequence ATGCTTAAAACTGAAAATCTTACCAAAGTATTCCTCACCGACGAGGTGGAAACCACCGCCTTAAACCGCGTGAACTTCGCGGTAAAGCCCGGCGAATTCGTCGCCATCATGGGACCTTCGGGTTGCGGGAAATCCACCCTGCTCAATATCATTGGGCTGCTGGATAATCCCACCGATGGCAATTATCTCTTCGACGGAACCGATGTGGCCCGGCTGAAGGAAAGCGAACGCACCTACCTCCGCAAAGGCAAAATCGGCTTCGTCTTCCAGAGTTTCAACCTGATTGACGAACTGACCGTGTCTGAAAACATCGAATTGCCCTTGCTCTACCTGAAAGCTGCGGCGACCGAGCGCAAACAGAAGGTGGACGCGGTCATGGAGCGGTTGGGCATCACCGCCCGCCGCTCCCATTTCCCACAGCAGTTGTCCGGCGGCCAGCAGCAGCGTGTGGCCATCGCCCGGGCGGTGGTGGCGGGCCCGAAGTTGATCCTGGCCGACGAACCCACTGGCAATCTGGATTCCGCCCACGGACACGAGGTCATGCACTTGCTCGCCAAGCTGAATGCCGAGGGCACGACCATTGTCATGGTCACCCATTCGCCTACGGATTCCAAGCGGGCACACCGCATCGTCCAGTTGTTCGATGGCCAGATTGCCACCGGGAGCGTCGAGAAACCCTTTTGA
- a CDS encoding cupin domain-containing protein, with translation MKPISKHTAEHYAWGDGCDGWHLMKSDSLAVIQETVPPGTSETAHHHQHSRQFFFVLEGGLSIWSPEGVTRLCAGEGVQVEPGMVHRVWNPTEAPVHFLVISSPPSHGDRVLASIAK, from the coding sequence ATGAAACCGATCAGTAAACACACCGCCGAACATTACGCGTGGGGCGACGGCTGCGATGGGTGGCATCTGATGAAAAGCGACTCCCTAGCGGTCATCCAAGAGACGGTGCCGCCGGGCACATCTGAAACCGCTCACCATCATCAGCACAGCCGCCAATTTTTCTTTGTACTGGAAGGTGGGCTTTCGATCTGGTCGCCCGAAGGCGTGACGCGACTGTGCGCAGGTGAAGGCGTTCAGGTCGAGCCAGGTATGGTGCATCGGGTTTGGAACCCGACAGAAGCACCGGTACATTTCCTTGTCATCTCGTCGCCGCCGTCGCACGGCGATCGCGTGCTTGCTTCAATAGCAAAATAA
- a CDS encoding DUF5069 domain-containing protein, giving the protein MSPQNVPRSAYDLTGDIVYFARMLDKIRLHAAGKLRNDFHANLGVGFDGRCSRFLGVSYAALRERVLTGGSDDEILAWCFVKGRQPNDEQVLIWNKFMLKRGWRDEDDGSTQELEAYKAASGLAHRSDIVTFFDFYEVDEGRNP; this is encoded by the coding sequence ATGAGTCCCCAAAACGTCCCCCGCAGCGCCTATGACCTCACCGGAGACATTGTGTATTTCGCGCGAATGCTCGACAAGATTCGCCTCCACGCCGCCGGCAAACTACGCAATGACTTTCACGCAAACCTCGGCGTTGGCTTCGATGGGCGCTGTAGCCGGTTTCTTGGCGTAAGCTACGCGGCATTACGCGAGCGCGTGTTGACTGGCGGCAGCGACGACGAAATTCTCGCGTGGTGTTTTGTCAAGGGGCGGCAACCTAACGACGAGCAGGTTCTGATCTGGAACAAGTTCATGCTGAAACGAGGCTGGCGTGACGAAGACGACGGCTCGACGCAAGAACTGGAAGCTTACAAGGCTGCGAGCGGTCTTGCGCACCGCTCCGACATCGTCACGTTCTTTGACTTCTATGAAGTGGATGAAGGAAGGAACCCATGA